From Gallaecimonas pentaromativorans, the proteins below share one genomic window:
- the nhaB gene encoding sodium/proton antiporter NhaB, which yields MSSTTTLPRALVANFLGHSPDWYKLAIVCFLIINPIVFAISPFGAGWLLIVEFIFTLAMALKCYPLQPGGLLAIEAVVIGMTSPAHVKAELLANLEVLLLLIFMVAGIHFMKDLLLAIFTKLLLKVRSKIMLSLAFSLAAAFLSAFLDALTVVAVIIAVATGFYAIYHKVASGQDPHKDDHDHTSDEHVKELTRDDLNRFRAFLRNLMMHASVGTALGGVCTMVGEPQNLIIAENAGWQFIEFLLRMAPVTLPVLICGLLTCALVEKFSWFGYGAQLPDSVRSVLLDNAKAQDAKRTQRDVARLYIQGLVAVWLIVGLAMHLAAVGLIGLSVIILTTAACGITEEHQLGKAFEESLPFTALLAVFFTVVAVIIDQQLFKPVIHWVLDFEGNSQLLMFYVANGLLSMVSDNVFVGTVYINEVHAALNNGTITRDQFDLLAVAINTGTNLPSVATPNGQAAFLFLLTSALAPLLRLSYGRMVWMALPYTIVLTIVGMITVYWFLPDLTQWLYSHDLIHHHQPGSSPLPSGH from the coding sequence ATGTCGTCAACCACAACACTGCCGCGGGCATTGGTGGCCAACTTTCTGGGTCACTCGCCTGACTGGTACAAGCTGGCTATCGTCTGCTTTTTGATAATCAACCCCATTGTCTTCGCGATAAGCCCTTTTGGCGCCGGTTGGCTGCTGATCGTCGAGTTTATCTTCACCCTGGCCATGGCGTTGAAATGCTATCCGCTGCAACCCGGTGGCCTGCTGGCCATTGAAGCGGTGGTCATCGGCATGACCAGCCCGGCCCACGTCAAGGCCGAGCTGCTGGCCAACCTTGAGGTGCTGCTACTGCTGATCTTCATGGTGGCCGGTATCCACTTCATGAAAGATTTGCTGCTGGCCATCTTTACCAAGTTGCTGCTGAAAGTCCGTTCAAAAATCATGTTGTCACTGGCTTTCTCACTGGCAGCAGCGTTTTTGTCGGCCTTTTTGGACGCTCTGACCGTGGTGGCGGTGATCATCGCCGTGGCCACCGGCTTTTACGCCATCTACCACAAGGTGGCCTCAGGCCAAGACCCTCATAAAGACGACCACGACCATACCTCGGACGAGCACGTCAAAGAGCTAACCCGTGACGACCTCAACCGATTCCGGGCCTTTTTACGCAACCTGATGATGCACGCCTCTGTGGGTACTGCCCTTGGCGGTGTTTGCACTATGGTCGGTGAGCCTCAGAACCTTATCATCGCCGAAAACGCCGGCTGGCAGTTTATCGAGTTCCTGCTGCGCATGGCCCCTGTGACCCTGCCGGTACTGATCTGCGGCCTGCTGACCTGCGCACTGGTCGAGAAATTCAGCTGGTTCGGTTACGGCGCTCAGTTGCCTGACAGCGTTCGCAGCGTGTTGCTGGATAACGCCAAAGCCCAGGATGCCAAGCGCACCCAGCGCGATGTTGCCCGCCTCTATATTCAAGGCCTAGTGGCCGTTTGGCTGATCGTAGGCCTGGCCATGCATCTGGCAGCCGTCGGTTTGATTGGCCTTAGCGTCATCATCCTCACCACCGCTGCCTGCGGCATCACCGAAGAGCACCAACTGGGCAAGGCCTTTGAAGAGTCCCTGCCCTTTACCGCGCTGCTGGCGGTGTTCTTTACCGTGGTGGCGGTGATCATCGACCAGCAGCTGTTCAAACCGGTTATTCATTGGGTATTGGATTTCGAGGGCAACAGCCAACTGCTGATGTTCTACGTTGCCAACGGCCTGTTATCCATGGTCTCGGACAACGTCTTTGTGGGCACGGTGTACATCAACGAAGTGCATGCCGCGCTCAATAACGGCACCATCACCCGTGACCAATTCGATCTGTTGGCCGTCGCCATCAACACCGGTACCAACCTGCCGTCGGTAGCCACACCCAATGGCCAAGCCGCCTTCCTGTTCCTACTGACCTCGGCGCTCGCCCCCTTGCTGCGCCTGTCTTATGGCCGCATGGTGTGGATGGCCCTGCCCTACACCATAGTGCTGACCATTGTCGGCATGATAACGGTGTACTGGTTCCTGCCGGACCTGACCCAGTGGCTCTACTCCCACGACCTGATACACCATCACCAGCCCGGCAGCTCACCGCTGCCATCTGGACACTGA
- the dsbB gene encoding disulfide bond formation protein DsbB has product MLAKLASQRSSWLLMAASALLLEMVALFFQYGMRLEPCVMCVYQRVAVLGLFGAGLLGAIAPGNLVVRWAGFSAWVVSAAWGLKLAYEHVDLQLDPSPFKQCAFKPDFPDWFKVDQWLPAMFEARGDCTQTVWHFLGLSMPQWMMVIFALFLVVAVVVIIGQFFKKAR; this is encoded by the coding sequence ATGCTCGCCAAACTTGCCTCGCAACGTTCCTCCTGGCTATTGATGGCCGCCAGCGCCCTGCTCCTTGAAATGGTCGCGCTTTTCTTCCAATACGGTATGCGCCTTGAGCCCTGCGTGATGTGCGTGTACCAACGAGTGGCGGTGCTTGGCCTCTTTGGTGCCGGCTTGCTGGGGGCCATTGCCCCGGGCAACCTGGTGGTGCGCTGGGCCGGTTTTTCGGCCTGGGTGGTCAGCGCCGCCTGGGGCCTGAAATTGGCCTACGAGCACGTCGACCTGCAGCTCGACCCTTCGCCTTTCAAGCAATGCGCCTTCAAACCCGACTTTCCCGACTGGTTCAAGGTTGACCAATGGCTGCCAGCCATGTTCGAAGCCCGTGGCGATTGCACCCAAACCGTGTGGCACTTCCTGGGCCTGTCCATGCCCCAGTGGATGATGGTGATTTTTGCCCTGTTCCTGGTAGTCGCGGTGGTGGTTATCATCGGCCAGTTCTTCAAAAAAGCCCGCTGA
- a CDS encoding YcgN family cysteine cluster protein — protein MSGVHYWETKGLKEMSQSEWEGLCDGCGKCCLHKLQDEDTDEIYHTAVACELLDLRSGGCSDYANRFAKVTDCLQLSADNLANFQWLPPSCAYRRLSEGRGLPSWHPLLNGGKKHKMHAADMSVRHKSVSEGLDLDPADFIVTWPLEDVD, from the coding sequence ATGAGCGGCGTTCACTACTGGGAAACCAAAGGGCTCAAGGAAATGAGCCAAAGCGAGTGGGAAGGACTTTGCGACGGCTGCGGCAAGTGCTGCCTGCACAAACTCCAGGACGAAGACACCGACGAGATTTACCACACGGCGGTGGCCTGTGAGCTGCTGGACCTTCGCAGCGGCGGTTGCAGCGACTACGCCAACCGTTTTGCCAAGGTAACTGACTGCCTGCAGCTAAGTGCCGATAACCTGGCCAACTTTCAATGGCTGCCGCCCAGTTGCGCTTATCGGCGCCTCTCGGAAGGCCGAGGCCTGCCGAGTTGGCATCCGCTACTGAACGGCGGCAAGAAGCACAAGATGCATGCCGCCGACATGTCGGTGCGCCACAAATCGGTGTCGGAGGGGTTAGACTTGGACCCGGCCGATTTCATCGTCACCTGGCCCCTTGAAGATGTTGATTAA